ATGGCACGCCGATTGCTTGGGAATCCGTACTTGTATACAAGAAAGGATTCCAGCATGAACGCCGTAGCAACGCACAAAGGCCCCGTCGCCTGGACGATCGCGCAGTGGCAGGCCGCCTATCGCAACGAGGGCGCCACGCCCGAGACCTTGTTGGCGGCCTGGGCCGAACGCGGCAGCCCGCCGGACACGGCCTGGATCAAGCGCGTGGACGGCGCCATGCTGGCGCGGCAGCTCGATGCCCTGCAGGGGCTGCTGGAAGCGGCCAACGGCGACCTGACGCGGCTGCCGCTGTACGGCGTGCCGTTCGCCATCAAGGACAACATCGACGCCGCCGGCTGGCCCACCACGGCGGCCTGCCCTGAGTTCGCGTATACGCCCGAGGAAGATGCGACCGTGGTCCGCCGCCTGCGCGCGGCCGGCGCCATCCTGGTGGGCAAGACCAACCTGGACCAGTTCGCCACCGGACTGGTGGGTACGCGTTCGCCGCTGGGCGCGGTGCCCAATACGTTCAATCCGGACTACGTCAGCGGCGGTTCCAGTTCGGGCTCCGCATCCGTGGTGGCGCGCGGCCTGGCCGCTTTCTCCTTGGGCACCGACACGGCGGGCTCGGGCCGCGTGCCGGCAGGCTTCAACAACATCGTCGGCCTCAAACCCACCAAGGGCAGGCTCAGCGCGGCAGGCGTGGTGCCGGCCTGCCGCACGCAGGACTGCGTGTCGGTGTTCGCGTTGACGGTGGACGACGCCGAACTGGTGGCCGACATTGCGGCAGGCTGGGATGCGCGCGATCCCTATTCGCGCGCCCAGCCTGTGGGCAGCGGGCATCCCTGGCCGGCGCAACCCAGGCTGGCGATTCCCGCGCAGCTGGAGTTCTTTGGCGATGCGCAGGCAGCGGCGGCGTTCGACCAGGCCGTGAGCGACCTCAAGGCGGGCGGCGCAACGGTCGAACCCATCGACTTCACGCCGTTCAACGAGCTGGCGGCGCTGCTGTATCAAGGGCCTTGGGTGGCCGAGCGCTTTGCCGCCGTGGAAGCGTTGTGGAAGCAGAGCCCTGACGCCATCCATCCGGTGGTGCGCGGCATCGTCGAACAGGCCGCCAACTACAGCGCGCTGGACGCGTTCAAGGCCGAGTACCGGCGCGCCGAGCTGACGCGCAGCATCCATCAGGCGCTGGCGGGCTTTGATGCGCTGGTCGTGCCGACTACGCCTTCGATCTACACCATCGCCCAGCTCGAAGCCGATCCGGTGACGCTGAATTCGCGGCTGGGGACCTACACCAACTTCACCAACCTGGCCGACCTGTCGGCGCTGGCGCTGCCTGCGGGCATGCGCGGCGACGGCCTGCCCGCAGGCATCACGCTGATCGGCATGGCCTGGCAGGACCACGCGCTGGCGCAGTTCGGACGCCAGTGGCAGGCGCGCCTGGCGCTGCCGCTGGGCGCCACCGGCGCGCCGCTGCCCGCGGCCGGGCATGCGGCCCCGCCCGCGCGCGACACGGTGCGGGTGTCGGTGGTGGGCGCGCACTTGCGCGGCATGCCGTTGAACCACCAACTGACCTCGCGCCGCGCCGTGTTCGTCGAGGCGGCGCGCACCTCGGACGACTACCGCCTGTATGCCCTGGCCAATACCACGCCGCCCAAGCCCGGCCTGGTGAAGTCCGCGAGCGGCGCGCCCATCGAGGTCGAACTCTGGGATGTGCCGCTGGCTGCCTTCGGCGCCTTCGTGGCCGAGATCCCCGCGCCGCTGGGCATCGGCACGCTGGAGCTGGCGGACGGCCGCCAGGTCAAGGGCTTCATTTGCGAGCCGCGCGGGCTGGAGGGCGCGCGCGACATCACGGAGTTTGGCGGCTGGCGCGCCTATCTGGCCAGCCTGGCTTGATCTCCGCTTTCGATAACCCCCGCAAGACACCAGGGAGTCGCACTGTGTTCGATACCGTTCTGATTGCCAACCGCGGCGAGATCGCCGTCCGCGCCATCCGCACCCTCAAGCGGCTGGGCATCCGCAGCGTGGCCGTTTACTCCGACCCGGACCGCAATGCCGCGCACGTGCGCGCGGCCGACGTGGCCGTGGCGCTGGGCGGCGAAAAGGCCGCCGACAGCTACCTGCGCATGGACCTGTTGCTGGCGGCCGCCCGCAAGCATGGCGCGCAGGCCATCTATCCCGGCTACGGCTTCCTGTCCGAAAGCGCCGAGTTCGCGCAGGCCTGCGAGGACGCCGGCATCGCGTTCGTCGGCCCCACGCCCCTGCAGATCCGCGAGTTCGGCCTGAAGCACCGTTCGCGCGAACTGGCGGCCGAGGCCGGCGTGCCGATGACGCCCGGCACCGGCCTGCTGGACAGCCTGGGCGCCGCGCTGTCGCAGGCCGAACGCATCGGCTATCCGGTAATGCTGAAGAGCACGGCGGGCGGCGGCGGCATCGGACTTTCGCGCTGCGACAACGAGGCCGAGCTGACCGCGGCCTTCGATAGCGTGCAGCGCATGGGCGAGCATTTCTTCAGCGACGGCGGCGCCTTTATCGAGCGCTACGTCGACAACGCGCGCCACGTCGAGGTGCAGATCTTCGGCGATGGCGCCGGCCGCGTGCTGGCCTTGGGCGAGCGCGATTGCTCGGTGCAGCGCCGCAACCAGAAGGTCATCGAAGAGACGCCCGCGCCGCTGCTGCCCGCCGCCACGCGCCAGGCGCTGCACGCCGCCGCCGTGCGGCTGGGCGAGTCGGTCAACTACCGTTCGGCTGGCACGGTGGAATTCATCTACGACCCGGCGCGCGACAGCTTTTATTTCCTGGAGGTCAATACCCGCCTGCAGGTCGAGCACCCCGTGACGGAAGCCGTCACCGGCCTGGATCTGGTGGAGTGCATGCTGCGCGTGGCCGCGGGCGCACCGCTGGACTACGCCGCGATGTCGCGCGCGCCGCAAGGCGCTTCGATCGAGGTGCGCCTGTATGCCGAGGATCCGTTGCGCCAGTTCCAACCTTCGCCGGGCGTGCTGACCGAGGTGTTCTTTCCGGAAGGGGTGAGGGTGGACGGCTGGGTTGCGACCGGCACCGAGGTGCCGGCGTTCTACGACCCCATGCTGGCCAAGCTGATCGTGCATGCGGATACGCGCGAGGCCGCGCTGGACAAGCTGGCGCACGCGTTGGCCCGCACACGCCTGCACGGCATTGCCACCAACCTGGACTATCTGCGGCAGATCGTGGATGACGCGCGTTTTCGCGCAGGCGACCTGTCTACGCGCTTCCTGGAGAGTTTCGCCTACCGGCCCGCGGCGATCGAGGTGCTGGCCGCCGGCACCTACACCAGCGTGCAGGACTATCCGGGGCGGGTGGGCTACTGGGACATCGGCGTGCCGCCCTCGGGGCCGATGGACGACTATGCCTTCCGCATGGCCAACCGCATCGTCGGCAACGCGTCCGACGCCGCGGGCATCGAGGCCACGCTGGTCGGCCCGACCTTGCGCTTTCATGGCGATGCCGTCGTGGCGCTGACGGGCGCGACCTGCGCCGCCACGCTGGACGGAGAACCCGTGCCCATGTGGACGCCGGTGGCGGTGCGTTCGGGCCAGGTGCTGGCCACCGGTCGCGCGCTGTCGGGCTGCCGCAGCTACCTGGCGGTGCGCCACGGCCTGGACGTGCCGGTCTACCTGGGCAGCCGTTCCACCTTCGCGCTGGGCCAGTTCGGCGGCCATGCGGGCCGCACGCTGCGCGTGGGCGACATGCTGCCGTTGATCCGGCCCGAGCTTGCCGATGACGCCGCCGCGCCCGTGTCCGAGCCGCAGGCGGCGCCCGCCGCGCTGATTCCAGCCTACGGCAACACCTGGGAAATCGGCGTGCTCTACGGCCCGCATGGCGCGCCGGACTTCTTCCGGCCCGAAGCCATCGAAGCCTTCTTCGCCGCGGACTGGGAAGTGCACTACAACTCCAACCGGCTGGGCGTGCGCCTGATCGGCCCCAAGCCCACCTGGGCGCGCGAGGACGGCGGCGAGGCCGGCCTGCATCCGTCCAACATCCACGATTGCGAATACGCCATCGGCAGCATCAACTTCACCGGCGACAGCCCCGTCATCCTGACGCGCGACGGTCCCAGCCTGGGTGGCTTCGTCTGCCCCGTCACCATCGCCCGCGCGGAACTGTGGAAGGTCGGGCAGGTCAAGCCGGGCGACCGGATCCGCTTCGTGCGCATCGATTATCAGCAGGCGGTGGCGCTGGAGGCGGCGCAGGACCGTTGCGTGGCCGAACTGGCGGCGCCCGCGCAGCCCGCGCAAGCCGCGGCGCCAGCCGCCGTGGCGGAACCCATCGTGGCGGCGCTGCCGGCGCAGGGCGCGCGGCCCGCGGTCTCGTACCGCCAGGCGGGCGACGGCTACCTGCTGTTGGAATACGGCGACAACGTGCTGGACCTGGCGCTGCGCATGCGCATCCATCTGCTGATGGGTGCGCTCGACGCCGATCCCATCGCCGGCGTGCTGGAGCTGTCCCCCGGCGTGCGCTCGCTGCAGATCCGCTACGACAGCCGCGTCATCCTGCAGGGCGCGCTGATAGAACGGCTGTTGCGGATCGAGGCGGGCCTGGCCGACGTGGCCACGCTCAAGGTGCCTACGCGCGTGGTCCATCTGCCCATGGCATTCGAGGACTCGGCCACGCTGGGCGCGGTGCAGCGCTACCAGGAAACCGTGCGCGCCAGCGCGCCGTGGCTGCCGAACAATGTGGACTTCATCCAGCGCATCAA
The sequence above is drawn from the Achromobacter xylosoxidans genome and encodes:
- the atzF gene encoding allophanate hydrolase, with protein sequence MNAVATHKGPVAWTIAQWQAAYRNEGATPETLLAAWAERGSPPDTAWIKRVDGAMLARQLDALQGLLEAANGDLTRLPLYGVPFAIKDNIDAAGWPTTAACPEFAYTPEEDATVVRRLRAAGAILVGKTNLDQFATGLVGTRSPLGAVPNTFNPDYVSGGSSSGSASVVARGLAAFSLGTDTAGSGRVPAGFNNIVGLKPTKGRLSAAGVVPACRTQDCVSVFALTVDDAELVADIAAGWDARDPYSRAQPVGSGHPWPAQPRLAIPAQLEFFGDAQAAAAFDQAVSDLKAGGATVEPIDFTPFNELAALLYQGPWVAERFAAVEALWKQSPDAIHPVVRGIVEQAANYSALDAFKAEYRRAELTRSIHQALAGFDALVVPTTPSIYTIAQLEADPVTLNSRLGTYTNFTNLADLSALALPAGMRGDGLPAGITLIGMAWQDHALAQFGRQWQARLALPLGATGAPLPAAGHAAPPARDTVRVSVVGAHLRGMPLNHQLTSRRAVFVEAARTSDDYRLYALANTTPPKPGLVKSASGAPIEVELWDVPLAAFGAFVAEIPAPLGIGTLELADGRQVKGFICEPRGLEGARDITEFGGWRAYLASLA
- the uca gene encoding urea carboxylase; amino-acid sequence: MFDTVLIANRGEIAVRAIRTLKRLGIRSVAVYSDPDRNAAHVRAADVAVALGGEKAADSYLRMDLLLAAARKHGAQAIYPGYGFLSESAEFAQACEDAGIAFVGPTPLQIREFGLKHRSRELAAEAGVPMTPGTGLLDSLGAALSQAERIGYPVMLKSTAGGGGIGLSRCDNEAELTAAFDSVQRMGEHFFSDGGAFIERYVDNARHVEVQIFGDGAGRVLALGERDCSVQRRNQKVIEETPAPLLPAATRQALHAAAVRLGESVNYRSAGTVEFIYDPARDSFYFLEVNTRLQVEHPVTEAVTGLDLVECMLRVAAGAPLDYAAMSRAPQGASIEVRLYAEDPLRQFQPSPGVLTEVFFPEGVRVDGWVATGTEVPAFYDPMLAKLIVHADTREAALDKLAHALARTRLHGIATNLDYLRQIVDDARFRAGDLSTRFLESFAYRPAAIEVLAAGTYTSVQDYPGRVGYWDIGVPPSGPMDDYAFRMANRIVGNASDAAGIEATLVGPTLRFHGDAVVALTGATCAATLDGEPVPMWTPVAVRSGQVLATGRALSGCRSYLAVRHGLDVPVYLGSRSTFALGQFGGHAGRTLRVGDMLPLIRPELADDAAAPVSEPQAAPAALIPAYGNTWEIGVLYGPHGAPDFFRPEAIEAFFAADWEVHYNSNRLGVRLIGPKPTWAREDGGEAGLHPSNIHDCEYAIGSINFTGDSPVILTRDGPSLGGFVCPVTIARAELWKVGQVKPGDRIRFVRIDYQQAVALEAAQDRCVAELAAPAQPAQAAAPAAVAEPIVAALPAQGARPAVSYRQAGDGYLLLEYGDNVLDLALRMRIHLLMGALDADPIAGVLELSPGVRSLQIRYDSRVILQGALIERLLRIEAGLADVATLKVPTRVVHLPMAFEDSATLGAVQRYQETVRASAPWLPNNVDFIQRINGLASRKQVRDIVFDASYLIMGLGDVYLGAPCAVPIDPRHRLLTSKYNPARTYTAEGTVGIGGVYMCIYGMDSPGGYQLVGRTLPIWNKFLKNPVFQDGKPWLLRFFDQVRFYPVTEAELDVLREDFREGRATVRIEEEVFDFAAHQRFLDEEADSIAAFQTRQKSAFDAEVALWKSEDAAVEQAAAAPEPEAEAALREGESLVSADMCGNIWKIPVQVGQSVSAGDTLVVVEAMKMELSVIAPASGTVVAIRCMPGKPVNAGDPLIVLAEDATCPVA